One Elephas maximus indicus isolate mEleMax1 chromosome 16, mEleMax1 primary haplotype, whole genome shotgun sequence DNA window includes the following coding sequences:
- the CSTF2T gene encoding cleavage stimulation factor subunit 2 tau variant codes for MSSLVVRDPAMDRSLRSVFVGNIPYEATEEQLKDIFSEVGSVVSFRLVYDRETGKPKGYGFCEYQDQETALSAMRNLNGREFSGRALRVDNAASEKNKEELKSLGPAAPIIDSPYGDPIDPEDAPESITRAVASLPPEQMFELMKQMKLCVQNSHQEARNMLLQNPQLAYALLQAQVVMRIMDPEIALKILHRKIHVTPLIPGKSQSVSGPGPGPGPGLCPGPNVLLNQQNPPAPQPQHLARRPVKDIPPLMQTPIQGGIPAPGPISAPIPGPGPGSLTPGGGMQPQVGMPGVGPVPLERAQVQMTDPRAPMPRGPMTAAGLPPRGLLGDAPNDPRGGTLLSVTGEVEPRGYMGPPHQGPPMHHASGHDSRGPSSHDMRGGPIADPRLLIGEPRVPMMDQRGLPMDGRGSRDSRGVETRAMETEVLEARVMERRGMETCTVEARGMEARGMDARGMEIRGPGPSSRGPMTTGLQGPGPISMGASGPQGPRQVPSISGVGNPGAGMQGSGIQGAGMQGAGMQGGGMQGAGMQGAGMQGTGMQGGGMQGTGMQGGGMQGAGKQGGGQPSNFSSAQSQVTPQDQEKAALIMQVLQLTADQIAMLPPEQRQSILILKEQIQKSTGAS; via the coding sequence ATGTCGAGTTTGGTGGTGAGAGACCCGGCAATGGATCGATCACTGCGTTCCGTGTTCGTGGGGAACATTccgtatgaggcaactgaggaGCAGTTAAAGGACATTTTCTCTGAGGTTGGTTCCGTTGTCAGTTTCCGGCTGGTGTACGATAGAGAGACGGGAAAACCCAAGGGTTATGGTTTCTGCGAGTATCAAGACCAGGAGACCGCGCTTAGTGCCATGCGGAACCTTAATGGGCGGGAGTTCAGCGGGAGAGCGCTCCGGGTGGACAATGCTGCCAGTGAAAAAAATAAGGAGGAGTTAAAGAGTCTAGGGCCTGCAGCGCCCATCATTGACTCACCCTATGGGGACCCCATCGATCCGGAAGATGCCCCTGAATCAATAACCAGAGCAGTTGCCAGCCTCCCCCCGGAGCAGATGTTTGAGTTGATGAAGCAGATGAAGCTCTGTGTCCAAAACAGTCACCAGGAAGCTCGAAACATGCTGCTGCAAAACCCACAGCTGGCTTACGCGCTGTTGCAGGCACAAGTGGTGATGAGAATAATGGATCCAGAGATTGCTCTGAAAATTCTGCATCGTAAGATTCATGTCACGCCGCTTATCCCAGGCAAATCTCAGTCTGtctctggccctggccctggccctggccctggcctctGCCCAGGCCCTAATGTTCTGTTGAACCAGCAGAATCCTCCCGCCCCTCAACCTCAGCATTTGGCTAGAAGACCTGTGAAGGACATTCCTCCTCTGATGCAGACACCTATCCAAGGTGGCATTCCAGCCCCAGGGCCGATCTCAGCTCCTATTCCCGGTCCTGGTCCTGGTTCCTTAACTCCTGGAGGAGGAATGCAGCCCCAAGTTGGAATGCCAGGAGTTGGCCCGGTGCCTTTAGAGCGGGCTCAAGTGCAAATGACAGATCCCAGAGCACCTATGCCTCGTGGACCCATGACTGCTGCTGGCCTTCCTCCTCGAGGACTGTTAGGAGATGCTCCAAATGACCCACGTGGAGGGACTTTGCTTTCAGTCACTGGGGAAGTAGAGCCCAGAGGTTACATGGGCCCACCCCATCAGGGTCCTCCCATGCACCATGCCTCTGGTCATGACAGCCGTGGCCCTTCCTCACATGATATGAGGGGTGGGCCAATAGCAGATCCCAGGCTGCTAATTGGAGAACCCAGAGTACCCATGATGGATCAAAGAGGTCTTCCCATGGATGGTAGAGGTAGCAGAGATTCTCGAGGGGTGGAGACTCGAGCCATGGAAACTGAGGTCTTAGAAGCACGAGTAATGGAGAGAAGAGGAATGGAGACCTGTACAGTGGAAGCCAGAGGGATGGAAGCTAGAGGCATGGATGCAAGAGGAATGGAGATAAGGGGCCCTGGCCCCAGTTCGAGAGGCCCGATGACCACTGGCCTCCAGGGTCCTGGTCCCATTAGTATGGGGGCAAGTGGGCCTCAGGGACCCAGACAGGTCCCAAGCATTTCAGGAGTAGGAAATCCTGGTGCTGGCATGCAGGGATCAGGCATACAAGGAGCGGGCATGCAAGGGGCAGGAATGCAAGGAGGAGGCATGCAGGGAGCAGGTATGCAGGGGGCGGGAATGCAGGGGACAGGAATGCAAGGAGGAGGCATGCAGGGGACGGGAATGCAAGGAGGAGGCATGCAGGGGGCAGGCAAGCAAGGTGGAGGCCAACCTAGCAATTTTAGTTCTGCTCAGAGCCAGGTAACTCCACAGGATCAAGAAAAAGCAGCTTTGATCATGCAGGTTCTTCaactgactgcagatcagattgCCATGCTGCCTCCTGAGCAAAGGCAGAGTATCCTGATTTTAAAGGAACAAATCCAGAAATCCACTGGAGCTTCTTGA